A part of Clostridiaceae bacterium genomic DNA contains:
- a CDS encoding rubrerythrin family protein, which produces MAVKNAMTADFLRSAYSGESMAHMRYLIWGELAEKENMPNIARLFNAIAYAEWAHANNHFRVLKEQKGDYTVPAGAVFGIGSTAENLQGAINGELHEVNQMYPVYLETARYQKEKDAERAFHFALEAEKIHAKLFQQAQDAAKQGKDMEIGDIYICPICGYTEAGDVPDVCPVCGAKKEIFRVF; this is translated from the coding sequence ATGGCAGTAAAAAATGCAATGACTGCAGATTTTTTACGTTCAGCATATAGTGGAGAGAGTATGGCTCATATGAGATATCTCATATGGGGAGAATTAGCTGAAAAAGAGAATATGCCCAATATTGCAAGGCTTTTTAACGCTATTGCATATGCAGAGTGGGCTCATGCCAATAACCATTTCCGCGTATTGAAAGAACAAAAAGGAGACTATACTGTACCTGCAGGAGCTGTTTTTGGAATAGGCAGTACCGCTGAGAACTTACAGGGAGCTATTAACGGAGAACTCCATGAGGTTAATCAAATGTATCCTGTATATCTTGAAACAGCCCGGTATCAAAAGGAGAAAGATGCAGAGAGGGCTTTCCATTTTGCGCTGGAAGCTGAAAAAATTCATGCAAAACTGTTCCAGCAGGCACAGGATGCAGCCAAACAGGGTAAAGACATGGAAATAGGAGATATTTATATTTGCCCCATATGCGGCTATACAGAGGCAGGAGATGTGCCTGATGTTTGTCCTGTATGCGGCGCCAAGAAAGAAATTTTCCGTGTTTTCTGA